The genomic stretch ACATGGAGCTGACAGATACTAATCGATCGAGGACTTAACCATATTTTTGAATGATGTCACACCTGTTATCTAGTTTTGAGAGAACACTCTCAATTTGTTTGGTGGCGATAGCGAAGAGGTCACACCCGTTCCCATACCGAACACGGAAGTTAAGCTCTTCAGCGCCGATGGTAGTCGGGGGTTTCCCCCTGTGAGAGTAGGACGCCGCCAAGCAAGCTTAAACCCAGCTCATTGAGCTGGGTTTTTTGTTTTATATCTGTGCCGATTTGCTTTCGTCAGTATCCATTTTATCAAGCTTCTGCTTTTTAAAGTTTTCTAATACTTTTGAATTCCAATACAATCCCTAGCATGATCAACATGAGAGTCATAAATAATCAAAATGCAGTTTGTACGGGAGACTCATCCAGACTCCATCCGACTGCGATTGGCAGGATAGAGCCGCCAATCCATTGGCAGCGAACAGCATGCTTGTCGTTTGTTCTGTTTTTCCATGATAAAATTGATTGGTGACAATAAAATAATGGCGAACATGCCGGCCATAAATAAGTCCTAAGAAAAAACTAAGAATAATCCCTGCAAAAGCTGTTTTATTGATTGCCAAAATACAGAGTTAAATGAGGCCGCTCATATTTATCAGCCTGAGATAATGATGATAGGTTATTTTTTCGGAAACCAGCTCGGGTTGCCAAATGAGAGAAAAGATATTACTGTCATTAAAACGATTCTTGGTTTCATCCGGATATGATAAAATGTCTCAGACTATATTTGAGCCATTTTTTTCTTCAGCAATCATCTTGCGTAATTGATAAAAATTTATTATGATACTCTTTGTATGACAACTCCTTGCCTCAATACAATATACTCAACGTTTCCCCGTTTTCTCCGGTCGTTTTTCTTTTCATTTTCTCCCGTAAAATAAAAAAAGCTCCCAATACAATAGATATGGTGCGGATTTATTTTTTACTAAAAAGGAGTCGTTATATTTGAATAATAGTTTTACATTAAAACAGCAATGGTTCGGGAATATCCGAAAAGACATTCTTGCTGGCATTTTAGTTGCGTTAGCGTTAATACCTGAAGCGATTGGCTTTTCTATTATAGCCGGTGTGGATCCGATGGTCGGTCTTTATGCGTCATTTTGCATAGCCATTATTATTTCTATTTTTGGTGGCAGACCTGGCATGATTTCAGCTGCGACAGGCTCAATGGCAGTCGTTATGGTGTCGCTGGTTGCTGATCATGGGCTTCAGTATTTATTTGCGGCTACGATTTTGACAGGCATTATTCAGGTGATTTTAGGTATCAGTAAAATTGCAAGATTAATGAAATTCATCCCGCGTTCTGTGATGATCGGGTTTGTGAATGCGCTGGCGATCCTTATCTTCTCTGCGCAGCTTCCCCAGTTTGAAGGTGCTTCTTGGAGCATGTATGCGATGCTTGCCGGGTCGTTGGTTATTATTTATGTGCTGCCAAGGTTTACGACTGCTGTTCCGTCTCCGCTTGTGGCGATTATTGTGATGACAATTATTGCGGTCACTTTCCATGTGGATGTGCGGACGGTTGGTGATATGGGCAATATTTCTAGTTCATTGCCTCATTTCTTAATCCCTGATGTTCCGTTTACCTTTGAAACACTGCAAATTATTTTTCCTTATTCAATTGCTTTAGCGTTTGTCGGGTTGCTTGAATCTTTGCTGACAGCACAGATTATTGATGAAATGACGGATACGGATAGTGATAAAAATAAAGAGAGCCGCGGACAGGGAATTGCGAATATCGTGACTGGATTCTTTGGCGGAATGGCAGGCTGCGCTATGATCGGACAATCTGTCATTAATACAAAAGCGGGCGGTCGCGGACGTTTGTCAGCATTTGTTGCCGGTGCTTTTCTGATGTTTTTAATTGCGGTGTTAAGTCATGTCGTGGTGAAAATCCCAATGGCGGCGTTAGTAGCTGTAATGGTTATGGTGTCTGTCGGCACTTTTGATTGGTCTTCTTTAAAAGGTCTCAAAAAAGCGCCGCTCACGGACTCGATTGTCATGGTTGTGACTGTGGTTACGGTTGTTGTGACGGATGACTTATCTAAGGGTGTATTTGTCGGTGTTCTTTTAAGTGCCGTGTTCTTTGTAGCAAAAATCTCGAAGCTGAAAATCGTTTCTCATGCAGAGGATCAAAAGCTTAGAACGTATCAAGTGAAGGGGCAAATCTTTTTTGCGTCAGTGACTGATCTTACGAATGCGTTTATATATCAAGAGGATAT from Bacillus subtilis subsp. subtilis str. 168 encodes the following:
- the ybaR gene encoding putative permease (Evidence 3: Putative function from multiple computational evidences; PubMedId: 15849754, 16850406; Product type t: transporter), encoding MNNSFTLKQQWFGNIRKDILAGILVALALIPEAIGFSIIAGVDPMVGLYASFCIAIIISIFGGRPGMISAATGSMAVVMVSLVADHGLQYLFAATILTGIIQVILGISKIARLMKFIPRSVMIGFVNALAILIFSAQLPQFEGASWSMYAMLAGSLVIIYVLPRFTTAVPSPLVAIIVMTIIAVTFHVDVRTVGDMGNISSSLPHFLIPDVPFTFETLQIIFPYSIALAFVGLLESLLTAQIIDEMTDTDSDKNKESRGQGIANIVTGFFGGMAGCAMIGQSVINTKAGGRGRLSAFVAGAFLMFLIAVLSHVVVKIPMAALVAVMVMVSVGTFDWSSLKGLKKAPLTDSIVMVVTVVTVVVTDDLSKGVFVGVLLSAVFFVAKISKLKIVSHAEDQKLRTYQVKGQIFFASVTDLTNAFIYQEDIERVVIDLTEAHVWDDSGAAALDKIVAKFKEQGIEAELKGLNKASKSLMKQMA